A stretch of the Cryptosporangium minutisporangium genome encodes the following:
- a CDS encoding glycoside hydrolase family 1 protein: MPVPVSPSFLWGAATSPHQVEGNNTASDLWALENAPGSPLPDRSGDACDSYHRWREDLDLVCDLGLNAYRFGIEWARVEPVPGHLSRAALAHYRRMIEGCLERGLTPVVTLHHFTSPAWFRHGGGWTGPDGIQRFTDYVRAVRPILDGVPWVCTINEPNMLAMVAARLRHDAPDLVAGALPPPDQGLADALVAAHHAARAELADLDGTASGWTVANQTFQALPGAEAVTEEWAWSRENQFLDAARADDFIGVQAYTRVVIGPDGPVPTDPAARRTQTGWEFYPEALEYAVRHTAGRIPVPILVTENGIATADDGERREYTQRALAGLGRAVADGVDVRGYLHWSLLDNYEWGSWAHTFGLVAVDRQTFRRTVKPSAHWYSDVARSSRLPDDR; the protein is encoded by the coding sequence GTGCCCGTACCCGTATCCCCGTCCTTCCTCTGGGGCGCGGCCACCTCGCCGCACCAGGTGGAGGGCAACAACACCGCCAGCGACCTCTGGGCGTTGGAGAACGCACCCGGCTCGCCCCTGCCCGACCGGAGCGGGGACGCCTGCGACAGTTATCACCGCTGGCGCGAGGATCTCGACCTCGTGTGCGACCTCGGCCTCAACGCCTACCGGTTCGGCATCGAGTGGGCCCGCGTCGAGCCGGTGCCGGGCCACCTCTCGCGGGCGGCGCTGGCGCACTACCGGCGGATGATCGAAGGCTGCCTGGAGCGCGGCCTGACCCCGGTGGTCACGCTGCACCACTTCACCTCGCCCGCCTGGTTCCGCCACGGCGGCGGCTGGACCGGGCCCGACGGCATCCAACGGTTCACCGACTACGTCCGCGCGGTCCGCCCCATCCTCGACGGCGTGCCGTGGGTGTGCACGATCAACGAGCCGAACATGCTGGCGATGGTCGCCGCCCGGCTGCGCCACGACGCCCCCGACCTGGTCGCCGGTGCCCTGCCACCGCCGGATCAAGGCCTCGCCGACGCGCTCGTCGCCGCACACCACGCGGCCCGCGCGGAGCTCGCCGACCTCGACGGAACGGCCAGCGGCTGGACCGTGGCCAACCAGACGTTCCAGGCCCTACCCGGAGCCGAAGCGGTCACCGAAGAATGGGCGTGGTCGCGGGAGAACCAGTTCCTCGACGCCGCCCGCGCCGACGACTTCATCGGCGTACAGGCCTACACCCGGGTGGTGATCGGACCGGACGGACCGGTGCCGACCGACCCGGCGGCCCGCCGCACCCAGACCGGTTGGGAGTTCTACCCGGAGGCCCTCGAGTACGCCGTCCGGCACACCGCCGGTCGGATCCCGGTACCGATTCTGGTCACCGAGAACGGCATCGCCACCGCCGACGACGGCGAGCGTCGGGAGTACACCCAGCGGGCTCTCGCGGGCCTCGGGCGAGCGGTCGCCGACGGCGTCGACGTCCGTGGCTACCTGCACTGGTCGCTTCTGGACAACTACGAGTGGGGCTCCTGGGCGCACACGTTCGGGCTCGTCGCGGTCGATCGACAAACGTTCCGCCGCACCGTGAAACCCAGCGCACATTGGTACAGCGACGTAGCCCGTTCCAGCCGGCTGCCGGATGACCGCTGA